In Ictalurus punctatus breed USDA103 chromosome 3, Coco_2.0, whole genome shotgun sequence, the following are encoded in one genomic region:
- the ldb1a gene encoding LIM domain-binding protein 1-A isoform X7, whose protein sequence is MSVGGCACPGCSSKSFKLYSPKEPPNGSAFPPFHPGTMLDRDVGPTPMYTPSYMEPGIGRHTPYGNQTDYRIFELNKRLQNWTEDCDNLWWDAFTTEFFEDDAMLTITFCLEDGPKRYTIGRTLIPRYFRSIFEGGATELFYVLKHPKESFHSNFVSLDCDQCTMVTQNGKPMFTQVCVEGRLYLEFMFDDMMRIKTWHFSIRQHREVVPRSILAMHAQDPQMLDQLSKNITRCGLSNSTLNYLRLCVILEPMQELMSRHKTYSLSPRDCLKTCLFQKWQRMVAPPAEPARQAPNKRRKRKMSGGSTVSTGGGNSNNSNSKKKSPASSFALSSQVPDLVGTKTCTVPELEDRS, encoded by the exons GCTGTTCGTCCAAGTCGTTCAAGCTGTACTCCCCAAAGGAACCTCCTAACGGTAGTGCCTTCCCCCCATTTCACCCAGGCACTATGCTGGACAGAGATGTTGG CCCGACACCGATGTACACCCCTTCGTACATGGAGCCTGGAAtagg GAGGCATACACCGTATGGAAACCAAACAGACTACAGGATATTTGAACTCAATAAACGACTGCAGAACTGGACAGAG GATTGTGACAATCTGTGGTGGGACGCCTTCACTACAGAATTTTTCGAAGATGATGCCATGTTAACAATCACATTCTGTTTAGAAGATGGTCCTAAACGATACA CCATCGGCCGGACGTTGATTCCTCGCTACTTTAGAAGTATCTTTGAGGGGGGAGCCACTGAACTCTTCTATGTACTAAAGCATCCCAAGGAGTCTTTCCACAGCAACTTTGTGTCCCTTGACTGTGATCAGTGCACCATGGTCACGCAGAACGGCAAGCCCATGTTTACACAG GTTTGTGTAGAAGGAAGATTATATCTGGAATTCATGTTTGACGATATGATGCGCATAAAGACGTGGCACTTCAGCATCAGACAACACCGTGAAGTCGTTCCACGCAGCATATTGGCCATGCAC GCACAAGACCCTCAGATGCTTGACCAGCTTTCAAAAAACATCACAAGATGTGGGCTGTCCAATTCAACGTTAAACTACCTCCGA CTTTGTGTAATCCTGGAACCCATGCAGGAGTTAATGTCCAGACACAAGACATACAGCCTCAGTCCTCGAGACTGCTTAAAGACGTGCTTATTTCAGAAGTGGCAAAGGATGGTTGCCCCACCAG CTGAGCCGGCAAGGCAAGCACCAAATAAGCGACGGAAACGGAAGATGTCTGGTGGCAGCACCGTGAGCACTGGTGGAggcaacagcaacaacagcaacagcaagAAGAAGAGTCCAGCCAGCAGCTTTGCGCTCTCCAGCCAGGTACCT GACCTGGTTGGAACAAAAACCTGTACAGTTCCGGAGCTTGAGGACCGGAGTTGA
- the ldb1a gene encoding LIM domain-binding protein 1-A isoform X8 encodes MSVGGCACPGCSSKSFKLYSPKEPPNGSAFPPFHPGTMLDRDVGPTPMYTPSYMEPGIGRHTPYGNQTDYRIFELNKRLQNWTEQDCDNLWWDAFTTEFFEDDAMLTITFCLEDGPKRYTIGRTLIPRYFRSIFEGGATELFYVLKHPKESFHSNFVSLDCDQCTMVTQNGKPMFTQVCVEGRLYLEFMFDDMMRIKTWHFSIRQHREVVPRSILAMHAQDPQMLDQLSKNITRCGLSNSTLNYLRLCVILEPMQELMSRHKTYSLSPRDCLKTCLFQKWQRMVAPPAEPARQAPNKRRKRKMSGGSTVSTGGGNSNNSNSKKKSPASSFALSSQDLVGTKTCTVPELEDRS; translated from the exons GCTGTTCGTCCAAGTCGTTCAAGCTGTACTCCCCAAAGGAACCTCCTAACGGTAGTGCCTTCCCCCCATTTCACCCAGGCACTATGCTGGACAGAGATGTTGG CCCGACACCGATGTACACCCCTTCGTACATGGAGCCTGGAAtagg GAGGCATACACCGTATGGAAACCAAACAGACTACAGGATATTTGAACTCAATAAACGACTGCAGAACTGGACAGAG caGGATTGTGACAATCTGTGGTGGGACGCCTTCACTACAGAATTTTTCGAAGATGATGCCATGTTAACAATCACATTCTGTTTAGAAGATGGTCCTAAACGATACA CCATCGGCCGGACGTTGATTCCTCGCTACTTTAGAAGTATCTTTGAGGGGGGAGCCACTGAACTCTTCTATGTACTAAAGCATCCCAAGGAGTCTTTCCACAGCAACTTTGTGTCCCTTGACTGTGATCAGTGCACCATGGTCACGCAGAACGGCAAGCCCATGTTTACACAG GTTTGTGTAGAAGGAAGATTATATCTGGAATTCATGTTTGACGATATGATGCGCATAAAGACGTGGCACTTCAGCATCAGACAACACCGTGAAGTCGTTCCACGCAGCATATTGGCCATGCAC GCACAAGACCCTCAGATGCTTGACCAGCTTTCAAAAAACATCACAAGATGTGGGCTGTCCAATTCAACGTTAAACTACCTCCGA CTTTGTGTAATCCTGGAACCCATGCAGGAGTTAATGTCCAGACACAAGACATACAGCCTCAGTCCTCGAGACTGCTTAAAGACGTGCTTATTTCAGAAGTGGCAAAGGATGGTTGCCCCACCAG CTGAGCCGGCAAGGCAAGCACCAAATAAGCGACGGAAACGGAAGATGTCTGGTGGCAGCACCGTGAGCACTGGTGGAggcaacagcaacaacagcaacagcaagAAGAAGAGTCCAGCCAGCAGCTTTGCGCTCTCCAGCCAG GACCTGGTTGGAACAAAAACCTGTACAGTTCCGGAGCTTGAGGACCGGAGTTGA
- the ldb1a gene encoding LIM domain-binding protein 1-A isoform X6, with product MSVGGCACPGCSSKSFKLYSPKEPPNGSAFPPFHPGTMLDRDVGPTPMYTPSYMEPGIGRHTPYGNQTDYRIFELNKRLQNWTEQDCDNLWWDAFTTEFFEDDAMLTITFCLEDGPKRYTIGRTLIPRYFRSIFEGGATELFYVLKHPKESFHSNFVSLDCDQCTMVTQNGKPMFTQVCVEGRLYLEFMFDDMMRIKTWHFSIRQHREVVPRSILAMHAQDPQMLDQLSKNITRCGLSNSTLNYLRLCVILEPMQELMSRHKTYSLSPRDCLKTCLFQKWQRMVAPPAEPARQAPNKRRKRKMSGGSTVSTGGGNSNNSNSKKKSPASSFALSSQVPDLVGTKTCTVPELEDRS from the exons GCTGTTCGTCCAAGTCGTTCAAGCTGTACTCCCCAAAGGAACCTCCTAACGGTAGTGCCTTCCCCCCATTTCACCCAGGCACTATGCTGGACAGAGATGTTGG CCCGACACCGATGTACACCCCTTCGTACATGGAGCCTGGAAtagg GAGGCATACACCGTATGGAAACCAAACAGACTACAGGATATTTGAACTCAATAAACGACTGCAGAACTGGACAGAG caGGATTGTGACAATCTGTGGTGGGACGCCTTCACTACAGAATTTTTCGAAGATGATGCCATGTTAACAATCACATTCTGTTTAGAAGATGGTCCTAAACGATACA CCATCGGCCGGACGTTGATTCCTCGCTACTTTAGAAGTATCTTTGAGGGGGGAGCCACTGAACTCTTCTATGTACTAAAGCATCCCAAGGAGTCTTTCCACAGCAACTTTGTGTCCCTTGACTGTGATCAGTGCACCATGGTCACGCAGAACGGCAAGCCCATGTTTACACAG GTTTGTGTAGAAGGAAGATTATATCTGGAATTCATGTTTGACGATATGATGCGCATAAAGACGTGGCACTTCAGCATCAGACAACACCGTGAAGTCGTTCCACGCAGCATATTGGCCATGCAC GCACAAGACCCTCAGATGCTTGACCAGCTTTCAAAAAACATCACAAGATGTGGGCTGTCCAATTCAACGTTAAACTACCTCCGA CTTTGTGTAATCCTGGAACCCATGCAGGAGTTAATGTCCAGACACAAGACATACAGCCTCAGTCCTCGAGACTGCTTAAAGACGTGCTTATTTCAGAAGTGGCAAAGGATGGTTGCCCCACCAG CTGAGCCGGCAAGGCAAGCACCAAATAAGCGACGGAAACGGAAGATGTCTGGTGGCAGCACCGTGAGCACTGGTGGAggcaacagcaacaacagcaacagcaagAAGAAGAGTCCAGCCAGCAGCTTTGCGCTCTCCAGCCAGGTACCT GACCTGGTTGGAACAAAAACCTGTACAGTTCCGGAGCTTGAGGACCGGAGTTGA
- the ldb1a gene encoding LIM domain-binding protein 1-A isoform X4 has translation MSVGGCACPGCSSKSFKLYSPKEPPNGSAFPPFHPGTMLDRDVGPTPMYTPSYMEPGIGRHTPYGNQTDYRIFELNKRLQNWTEDCDNLWWDAFTTEFFEDDAMLTITFCLEDGPKRYTIGRTLIPRYFRSIFEGGATELFYVLKHPKESFHSNFVSLDCDQCTMVTQNGKPMFTQVCVEGRLYLEFMFDDMMRIKTWHFSIRQHREVVPRSILAMHAQDPQMLDQLSKNITRCGLSNSTLNYLRLCVILEPMQELMSRHKTYSLSPRDCLKTCLFQKWQRMVAPPAEPARQAPNKRRKRKMSGGSTVSTGGGNSNNSNSKKKSPASSFALSSQDVMVVGEPTLMGGEFGDEDERLITRLENTQFDAANGIDDEDSFSNSPALGNNSPWNNKAPSSQESKSDNPSSQSAP, from the exons GCTGTTCGTCCAAGTCGTTCAAGCTGTACTCCCCAAAGGAACCTCCTAACGGTAGTGCCTTCCCCCCATTTCACCCAGGCACTATGCTGGACAGAGATGTTGG CCCGACACCGATGTACACCCCTTCGTACATGGAGCCTGGAAtagg GAGGCATACACCGTATGGAAACCAAACAGACTACAGGATATTTGAACTCAATAAACGACTGCAGAACTGGACAGAG GATTGTGACAATCTGTGGTGGGACGCCTTCACTACAGAATTTTTCGAAGATGATGCCATGTTAACAATCACATTCTGTTTAGAAGATGGTCCTAAACGATACA CCATCGGCCGGACGTTGATTCCTCGCTACTTTAGAAGTATCTTTGAGGGGGGAGCCACTGAACTCTTCTATGTACTAAAGCATCCCAAGGAGTCTTTCCACAGCAACTTTGTGTCCCTTGACTGTGATCAGTGCACCATGGTCACGCAGAACGGCAAGCCCATGTTTACACAG GTTTGTGTAGAAGGAAGATTATATCTGGAATTCATGTTTGACGATATGATGCGCATAAAGACGTGGCACTTCAGCATCAGACAACACCGTGAAGTCGTTCCACGCAGCATATTGGCCATGCAC GCACAAGACCCTCAGATGCTTGACCAGCTTTCAAAAAACATCACAAGATGTGGGCTGTCCAATTCAACGTTAAACTACCTCCGA CTTTGTGTAATCCTGGAACCCATGCAGGAGTTAATGTCCAGACACAAGACATACAGCCTCAGTCCTCGAGACTGCTTAAAGACGTGCTTATTTCAGAAGTGGCAAAGGATGGTTGCCCCACCAG CTGAGCCGGCAAGGCAAGCACCAAATAAGCGACGGAAACGGAAGATGTCTGGTGGCAGCACCGTGAGCACTGGTGGAggcaacagcaacaacagcaacagcaagAAGAAGAGTCCAGCCAGCAGCTTTGCGCTCTCCAGCCAG GACGTGATGGTGGTGGGTGAGCCCACTCTGATGGGAGGGGAGTTCGGGGACGAGGATGAGCGGCTGATCACGCGACTGGAGAATACGCAGTTTGATGCGGCCAATGGCATCGATGATGAGGACAGTTTCAGCAACTCCCCTGCTTTGGGCAACAACAGCCCGTGGAACAACAAAGCTCCCTCCAGCCAGGAGAGCAAGAGCGACAACCCCAGCTCCCAGTCGGCCCCGTAG
- the ldb1a gene encoding LIM domain-binding protein 1-A isoform X3, whose product MSVGGCACPGCSSKSFKLYSPKEPPNGSAFPPFHPGTMLDRDVGPTPMYTPSYMEPGIGRHTPYGNQTDYRIFELNKRLQNWTEDCDNLWWDAFTTEFFEDDAMLTITFCLEDGPKRYTIGRTLIPRYFRSIFEGGATELFYVLKHPKESFHSNFVSLDCDQCTMVTQNGKPMFTQVCVEGRLYLEFMFDDMMRIKTWHFSIRQHREVVPRSILAMHAQDPQMLDQLSKNITRCGLSNSTLNYLRLCVILEPMQELMSRHKTYSLSPRDCLKTCLFQKWQRMVAPPAEPARQAPNKRRKRKMSGGSTVSTGGGNSNNSNSKKKSPASSFALSSQVPDVMVVGEPTLMGGEFGDEDERLITRLENTQFDAANGIDDEDSFSNSPALGNNSPWNNKAPSSQESKSDNPSSQSAP is encoded by the exons GCTGTTCGTCCAAGTCGTTCAAGCTGTACTCCCCAAAGGAACCTCCTAACGGTAGTGCCTTCCCCCCATTTCACCCAGGCACTATGCTGGACAGAGATGTTGG CCCGACACCGATGTACACCCCTTCGTACATGGAGCCTGGAAtagg GAGGCATACACCGTATGGAAACCAAACAGACTACAGGATATTTGAACTCAATAAACGACTGCAGAACTGGACAGAG GATTGTGACAATCTGTGGTGGGACGCCTTCACTACAGAATTTTTCGAAGATGATGCCATGTTAACAATCACATTCTGTTTAGAAGATGGTCCTAAACGATACA CCATCGGCCGGACGTTGATTCCTCGCTACTTTAGAAGTATCTTTGAGGGGGGAGCCACTGAACTCTTCTATGTACTAAAGCATCCCAAGGAGTCTTTCCACAGCAACTTTGTGTCCCTTGACTGTGATCAGTGCACCATGGTCACGCAGAACGGCAAGCCCATGTTTACACAG GTTTGTGTAGAAGGAAGATTATATCTGGAATTCATGTTTGACGATATGATGCGCATAAAGACGTGGCACTTCAGCATCAGACAACACCGTGAAGTCGTTCCACGCAGCATATTGGCCATGCAC GCACAAGACCCTCAGATGCTTGACCAGCTTTCAAAAAACATCACAAGATGTGGGCTGTCCAATTCAACGTTAAACTACCTCCGA CTTTGTGTAATCCTGGAACCCATGCAGGAGTTAATGTCCAGACACAAGACATACAGCCTCAGTCCTCGAGACTGCTTAAAGACGTGCTTATTTCAGAAGTGGCAAAGGATGGTTGCCCCACCAG CTGAGCCGGCAAGGCAAGCACCAAATAAGCGACGGAAACGGAAGATGTCTGGTGGCAGCACCGTGAGCACTGGTGGAggcaacagcaacaacagcaacagcaagAAGAAGAGTCCAGCCAGCAGCTTTGCGCTCTCCAGCCAGGTACCT GACGTGATGGTGGTGGGTGAGCCCACTCTGATGGGAGGGGAGTTCGGGGACGAGGATGAGCGGCTGATCACGCGACTGGAGAATACGCAGTTTGATGCGGCCAATGGCATCGATGATGAGGACAGTTTCAGCAACTCCCCTGCTTTGGGCAACAACAGCCCGTGGAACAACAAAGCTCCCTCCAGCCAGGAGAGCAAGAGCGACAACCCCAGCTCCCAGTCGGCCCCGTAG
- the ldb1a gene encoding LIM domain-binding protein 1-A isoform X5: MLDRDVGPTPMYTPSYMEPGIGRHTPYGNQTDYRIFELNKRLQNWTEDCDNLWWDAFTTEFFEDDAMLTITFCLEDGPKRYTIGRTLIPRYFRSIFEGGATELFYVLKHPKESFHSNFVSLDCDQCTMVTQNGKPMFTQVCVEGRLYLEFMFDDMMRIKTWHFSIRQHREVVPRSILAMHAQDPQMLDQLSKNITRCGLSNSTLNYLRLCVILEPMQELMSRHKTYSLSPRDCLKTCLFQKWQRMVAPPGKGPDERSAFFVVLIFAYYSFPHDCNTNAIVPAAEPARQAPNKRRKRKMSGGSTVSTGGGNSNNSNSKKKSPASSFALSSQVPDVMVVGEPTLMGGEFGDEDERLITRLENTQFDAANGIDDEDSFSNSPALGNNSPWNNKAPSSQESKSDNPSSQSAP; encoded by the exons ATGCTGGACAGAGATGTTGG CCCGACACCGATGTACACCCCTTCGTACATGGAGCCTGGAAtagg GAGGCATACACCGTATGGAAACCAAACAGACTACAGGATATTTGAACTCAATAAACGACTGCAGAACTGGACAGAG GATTGTGACAATCTGTGGTGGGACGCCTTCACTACAGAATTTTTCGAAGATGATGCCATGTTAACAATCACATTCTGTTTAGAAGATGGTCCTAAACGATACA CCATCGGCCGGACGTTGATTCCTCGCTACTTTAGAAGTATCTTTGAGGGGGGAGCCACTGAACTCTTCTATGTACTAAAGCATCCCAAGGAGTCTTTCCACAGCAACTTTGTGTCCCTTGACTGTGATCAGTGCACCATGGTCACGCAGAACGGCAAGCCCATGTTTACACAG GTTTGTGTAGAAGGAAGATTATATCTGGAATTCATGTTTGACGATATGATGCGCATAAAGACGTGGCACTTCAGCATCAGACAACACCGTGAAGTCGTTCCACGCAGCATATTGGCCATGCAC GCACAAGACCCTCAGATGCTTGACCAGCTTTCAAAAAACATCACAAGATGTGGGCTGTCCAATTCAACGTTAAACTACCTCCGA CTTTGTGTAATCCTGGAACCCATGCAGGAGTTAATGTCCAGACACAAGACATACAGCCTCAGTCCTCGAGACTGCTTAAAGACGTGCTTATTTCAGAAGTGGCAAAGGATGGTTGCCCCACCAGGTAAAGGGCCTGATGAAAGGTCTGCCTTCTTTGTGGTGTTAATATTCGCATATTACTCTTTCCCTCACGACTGTAACACGAATGCCATTGTTCCTGCAGCTGAGCCGGCAAGGCAAGCACCAAATAAGCGACGGAAACGGAAGATGTCTGGTGGCAGCACCGTGAGCACTGGTGGAggcaacagcaacaacagcaacagcaagAAGAAGAGTCCAGCCAGCAGCTTTGCGCTCTCCAGCCAGGTACCT GACGTGATGGTGGTGGGTGAGCCCACTCTGATGGGAGGGGAGTTCGGGGACGAGGATGAGCGGCTGATCACGCGACTGGAGAATACGCAGTTTGATGCGGCCAATGGCATCGATGATGAGGACAGTTTCAGCAACTCCCCTGCTTTGGGCAACAACAGCCCGTGGAACAACAAAGCTCCCTCCAGCCAGGAGAGCAAGAGCGACAACCCCAGCTCCCAGTCGGCCCCGTAG
- the ldb1a gene encoding LIM domain-binding protein 1-A isoform X2: protein MSVGGCACPGCSSKSFKLYSPKEPPNGSAFPPFHPGTMLDRDVGPTPMYTPSYMEPGIGRHTPYGNQTDYRIFELNKRLQNWTEDCDNLWWDAFTTEFFEDDAMLTITFCLEDGPKRYTIGRTLIPRYFRSIFEGGATELFYVLKHPKESFHSNFVSLDCDQCTMVTQNGKPMFTQVCVEGRLYLEFMFDDMMRIKTWHFSIRQHREVVPRSILAMHAQDPQMLDQLSKNITRCGLSNSTLNYLRLCVILEPMQELMSRHKTYSLSPRDCLKTCLFQKWQRMVAPPGKGPDERSAFFVVLIFAYYSFPHDCNTNAIVPAAEPARQAPNKRRKRKMSGGSTVSTGGGNSNNSNSKKKSPASSFALSSQDVMVVGEPTLMGGEFGDEDERLITRLENTQFDAANGIDDEDSFSNSPALGNNSPWNNKAPSSQESKSDNPSSQSAP from the exons GCTGTTCGTCCAAGTCGTTCAAGCTGTACTCCCCAAAGGAACCTCCTAACGGTAGTGCCTTCCCCCCATTTCACCCAGGCACTATGCTGGACAGAGATGTTGG CCCGACACCGATGTACACCCCTTCGTACATGGAGCCTGGAAtagg GAGGCATACACCGTATGGAAACCAAACAGACTACAGGATATTTGAACTCAATAAACGACTGCAGAACTGGACAGAG GATTGTGACAATCTGTGGTGGGACGCCTTCACTACAGAATTTTTCGAAGATGATGCCATGTTAACAATCACATTCTGTTTAGAAGATGGTCCTAAACGATACA CCATCGGCCGGACGTTGATTCCTCGCTACTTTAGAAGTATCTTTGAGGGGGGAGCCACTGAACTCTTCTATGTACTAAAGCATCCCAAGGAGTCTTTCCACAGCAACTTTGTGTCCCTTGACTGTGATCAGTGCACCATGGTCACGCAGAACGGCAAGCCCATGTTTACACAG GTTTGTGTAGAAGGAAGATTATATCTGGAATTCATGTTTGACGATATGATGCGCATAAAGACGTGGCACTTCAGCATCAGACAACACCGTGAAGTCGTTCCACGCAGCATATTGGCCATGCAC GCACAAGACCCTCAGATGCTTGACCAGCTTTCAAAAAACATCACAAGATGTGGGCTGTCCAATTCAACGTTAAACTACCTCCGA CTTTGTGTAATCCTGGAACCCATGCAGGAGTTAATGTCCAGACACAAGACATACAGCCTCAGTCCTCGAGACTGCTTAAAGACGTGCTTATTTCAGAAGTGGCAAAGGATGGTTGCCCCACCAGGTAAAGGGCCTGATGAAAGGTCTGCCTTCTTTGTGGTGTTAATATTCGCATATTACTCTTTCCCTCACGACTGTAACACGAATGCCATTGTTCCTGCAGCTGAGCCGGCAAGGCAAGCACCAAATAAGCGACGGAAACGGAAGATGTCTGGTGGCAGCACCGTGAGCACTGGTGGAggcaacagcaacaacagcaacagcaagAAGAAGAGTCCAGCCAGCAGCTTTGCGCTCTCCAGCCAG GACGTGATGGTGGTGGGTGAGCCCACTCTGATGGGAGGGGAGTTCGGGGACGAGGATGAGCGGCTGATCACGCGACTGGAGAATACGCAGTTTGATGCGGCCAATGGCATCGATGATGAGGACAGTTTCAGCAACTCCCCTGCTTTGGGCAACAACAGCCCGTGGAACAACAAAGCTCCCTCCAGCCAGGAGAGCAAGAGCGACAACCCCAGCTCCCAGTCGGCCCCGTAG
- the ldb1a gene encoding LIM domain-binding protein 1-A isoform X1: MSVGGCACPGCSSKSFKLYSPKEPPNGSAFPPFHPGTMLDRDVGPTPMYTPSYMEPGIGRHTPYGNQTDYRIFELNKRLQNWTEDCDNLWWDAFTTEFFEDDAMLTITFCLEDGPKRYTIGRTLIPRYFRSIFEGGATELFYVLKHPKESFHSNFVSLDCDQCTMVTQNGKPMFTQVCVEGRLYLEFMFDDMMRIKTWHFSIRQHREVVPRSILAMHAQDPQMLDQLSKNITRCGLSNSTLNYLRLCVILEPMQELMSRHKTYSLSPRDCLKTCLFQKWQRMVAPPGKGPDERSAFFVVLIFAYYSFPHDCNTNAIVPAAEPARQAPNKRRKRKMSGGSTVSTGGGNSNNSNSKKKSPASSFALSSQVPDVMVVGEPTLMGGEFGDEDERLITRLENTQFDAANGIDDEDSFSNSPALGNNSPWNNKAPSSQESKSDNPSSQSAP; this comes from the exons GCTGTTCGTCCAAGTCGTTCAAGCTGTACTCCCCAAAGGAACCTCCTAACGGTAGTGCCTTCCCCCCATTTCACCCAGGCACTATGCTGGACAGAGATGTTGG CCCGACACCGATGTACACCCCTTCGTACATGGAGCCTGGAAtagg GAGGCATACACCGTATGGAAACCAAACAGACTACAGGATATTTGAACTCAATAAACGACTGCAGAACTGGACAGAG GATTGTGACAATCTGTGGTGGGACGCCTTCACTACAGAATTTTTCGAAGATGATGCCATGTTAACAATCACATTCTGTTTAGAAGATGGTCCTAAACGATACA CCATCGGCCGGACGTTGATTCCTCGCTACTTTAGAAGTATCTTTGAGGGGGGAGCCACTGAACTCTTCTATGTACTAAAGCATCCCAAGGAGTCTTTCCACAGCAACTTTGTGTCCCTTGACTGTGATCAGTGCACCATGGTCACGCAGAACGGCAAGCCCATGTTTACACAG GTTTGTGTAGAAGGAAGATTATATCTGGAATTCATGTTTGACGATATGATGCGCATAAAGACGTGGCACTTCAGCATCAGACAACACCGTGAAGTCGTTCCACGCAGCATATTGGCCATGCAC GCACAAGACCCTCAGATGCTTGACCAGCTTTCAAAAAACATCACAAGATGTGGGCTGTCCAATTCAACGTTAAACTACCTCCGA CTTTGTGTAATCCTGGAACCCATGCAGGAGTTAATGTCCAGACACAAGACATACAGCCTCAGTCCTCGAGACTGCTTAAAGACGTGCTTATTTCAGAAGTGGCAAAGGATGGTTGCCCCACCAGGTAAAGGGCCTGATGAAAGGTCTGCCTTCTTTGTGGTGTTAATATTCGCATATTACTCTTTCCCTCACGACTGTAACACGAATGCCATTGTTCCTGCAGCTGAGCCGGCAAGGCAAGCACCAAATAAGCGACGGAAACGGAAGATGTCTGGTGGCAGCACCGTGAGCACTGGTGGAggcaacagcaacaacagcaacagcaagAAGAAGAGTCCAGCCAGCAGCTTTGCGCTCTCCAGCCAGGTACCT GACGTGATGGTGGTGGGTGAGCCCACTCTGATGGGAGGGGAGTTCGGGGACGAGGATGAGCGGCTGATCACGCGACTGGAGAATACGCAGTTTGATGCGGCCAATGGCATCGATGATGAGGACAGTTTCAGCAACTCCCCTGCTTTGGGCAACAACAGCCCGTGGAACAACAAAGCTCCCTCCAGCCAGGAGAGCAAGAGCGACAACCCCAGCTCCCAGTCGGCCCCGTAG